A segment of the Salminus brasiliensis chromosome 5, fSalBra1.hap2, whole genome shotgun sequence genome:
GATTATGTTTGTGGATCACAATTTTTAAATAGTGCCAGATCCTTGATTGGATTGAGATCTGCAGTTGGACATTGTTGATCATTTTGTTATTTAGATACTTCTGTGTTGCTTTGGCCATTTGCTTGAGTTCATTGTTCGGTTGAACAGTGAAGTTTCTCCCAAGCTTTATTTTGTTAGCTGACTGAAGCAGCGTTTCTTGCAGTATCTCCTTGTACTTTGCACCATCCATCTGTCCTGTACAAGATGCCCAGTCGCTACTGAGGAAATTCATACCACCATGTTGCCACCATGCATTGAAATGGGCAATGTTAGGTTTGTACCCCAGGTAGCAAAGAGAAATGTTCCTAAAATGCTCCATTTTTTATCAGCTGACCACAGAAAATCTGCAGATGTGAAGCtttggtgtgttttttcttcagtAGTGGCTTTTTCTAGTTCCCCTCCAATGCAACACTGTTTGCAGACTTCTCGGTATTGCTGATTGATGTTTCTTTACTTCAGTCTCAGGCACTGAACTCTGTAGTTCCTTTAAAGTGATTGTTGACCTCTTTGTGGCTTCCCTCAGATGTCCATATTTTCCCCGATGCTTTTAAGGAGTGACATTATCTAGGTAGTTTCTTCATGGTATGATTCAGCTTCTATTTCATCACAAGAGATCCATCCAGCAGTGCAGACACATTGATATTATTTTGTAGCCTTTAGGTCTTGGTAACAGCTTTTACACAGTCTGAATAATGGAACAGTCTGAATAAAACTTAGAGGgtagtttataaaaaaaacaaaaaacaactttgaAATGATTCACAGGTAGaggccaattgtgttctctTTAGGGCAATATGGTGTTTCAGTTAGGAATATTTGTTGAATATTGATGATTGCAGAGACTTGAATGGTACTGAATTGAAGTACTGTACCTATATGGCTCATCCAGTCTAAATACCTTCAAATTAAAGATCATATTTTGTTCTTTAAACATAATAACAATTTAATGGAGCACTAAATGACAAAACGCCAGAAATTACACTGTCCTGTTGCTCATACTATATCAAGCATAGCTCTACCAGCTAAGGACACAGTACTGAGTAAAATCATAATGAACTGATTCTTACTCTATTCTGTTTTATAGACAAGCGTGTGGAGAAATGGCCACTGATGGACTCTCCTCTCCCCACGCTGGCCATCAGCTCCTCTTACCTGCTCTTCCTGTGGCTGGGGCCAAAGTTCATGAGGAACAGGGAGCCTTTTCAGCTCCGGAAGACCCTTATTGTTTACAACTTCAGCATGgtcatttttaactttttcaTCTTCAAAGAGGTGAGTCCAGTCGAAATAATGGGGATGAAGAGCTATACTGTGTTAGACTGCAGATAATTAAGCAGTAGAACACAAGAGGAAGTGTGTTGTTGCAGTAGATCATATGTGACAGCTGtgatattatttacaattacaGAAAATTGTGTTGTGTTCTTTCCTGTTGCTTtacaaagtaaaaagtaaagcaAAGAAACCTTGAACATtgttataatatatgtatttaatattagcaGCTTCTTCTTCTGtgcaaaaagtagttccactTCAAGTGGCATGTTGCAAATATTGTTATTACTTAGTTAGCGTGGTTAGTGGAAggatacatttacattgacaAAGTTGAACTGTTATCACTGGGGATGCGCAGTGATATTGGAACCatatcagcatcagcagatatCGCCATCGGACAGATGTTTAggttttactgttactgtttcaaCCCGTCATTTCAAATCAGTATTGAGATCGGCAGATATGTACTTAAAAGAATTCCTATAGAGATGCATAATGGTTATTAGTTATTACAACACAGGCAAGACTCTTTTTGGTTAAGCAAAATGTATGGTCAGAGCTACCTTTAAGCTGCATTACAAACTAACAACACCAATCTTTGCATGTTTGTAATCTCCTTGACTGTCACCTCAAGTTTATCACTGAGGCTGCTGCATGTGTTCTCCTTGATCGTCCCCTTCTTCAATCTGTCTTTTAATGGATCTATTTTTACCTGTTCTATTTCAGCTCTTCCTTGCAGCACGGGCGGCAAACTACAGCTACCTCTGCCAGACTGTAGACTACTCGGACAACCCTAACGAAGTCAGGGTGAGTATGTTCCTGGATCACTGATGTGATTAGCATCAGTGTTTCTATGACCATGGCATGGTGTCCATGGTCGGCATGTCTGGCCATGGGAAACGAAACACAATGTAGATGCTCTGCAATGCGATCCCTGCTCCTTATCTGGAGTAGTCGGAGTGGGACTGTAAAGGAGCTCAATTTCAGTGGTCTGTGACACCAGaatcatatacacacacacaccccgacaGACTGACTGTGACAAATGTCATTGGCCAAAGATTACCCAGCTTGCATAAGTCAGGGGTCATGGTGGTATCCAATGGTTATTTTCTACTACCCTATTTAAAATCACTGAGTTGAGGTTAGGACCTGACACTGTTTTTAGGCTCAGAAAAGACTGATGTTCCAAGCAAATTTTGAGTAACTTGTTTCTGTTCAGGTCAGTATAAACTGCAGTATTGAAGTAAAGTAATTTACTGAAAAAGTAAAAGTTATTGCTCTTTACGTCATcactatataatttatataatatactatacaaTAACGTGTTTTTACTGTTCTGTGGCAATGTCTTTCTCAACAGATGGCAGCTGCCCTTTGGTGGTATTTTGTCTCAAAGGGAGTAGAGTACCTGGACACAGTGTTCTTCATCCTACGTAAGAAGTTCAACCATGTCAGCTTTTTGCACGTTTATCACCACTGCACCATGTTCACCCTGTGGTGGATTGGCATCAAGTGGGTAGCAGGAGGACAGTGTAAGTATTCAGCAAGCATACCAGTGAGAAAAGCCTGTTTTTGGCCAAACGTTGTACAGTCATTGATAATGGTGTTTTGAATGCCAATGTGTATGAgaaatatttgtttgtttatttcctcTTGCAGCATTCTTTGGTGCTCATATGAATGCAGCTATCCATGTCCTTATGTATCTCTATTATGGGCTGGCTGCCTGTGGGCCAAAGATCCAGAAATACTTGTGGTGGAAGAAGTACCTGACAATTATCCAAATGGTAATTTGACCTTTAAATTATTGTTGTTTGTTCGGATTGCAGTAGTgcaataatgctgctttaatagatTTGACATTGTGTGCCAGATGTTTAtttcctttctctccctttgTTAAGCCCCTTAAAATGTGGGCCTAAAAATGTTCTGAGAGGGCCAGTTAACTATAAACTTAATTACCACTACAACTACAGATGAACGTAATTATGCACAGACTTGTGCAACTGATTCGCCGTAAACACCGGTTTAACTCTGAGGGGTTCAGAATTACTGCAGTCATCTTTCTAGGCTATTAATGCGTAATTCGACAGTTCTGTCGTGTTATTTAGTGGTTAGTTGTACAAGGATTACATTTGCTCTTGATTAACATCCTGTATTGACAGATCGACAAGAGCGtttaattggtaaagaacctttacatcaaattAAGGTTCTTTAGAACTTTAAAATAACACACATCTCTATACCAaataaggttctttaaggaaccaaaagtggttcttttatggcattgtTCCCAGTAACTTTTGAGCAAATTCAATCCACACTTCCTCTGCAAGTGATAAATAGTTACTAGCAAAAATTACACCTAATTACAGTTAGCATCATCATTAATGAAGATTTCTAAATGTTAGAGACTAATTGTTGTTCGTTTTTCAGTGAATTTCAGTGACTTTACAACTACTCATCTCTTCCTCAGATCCAGTTCCATGTTACCATTGGCCACACTGCTCTGTCCCTTTATACTGATTGCCCCTTCCCTAAATGGATGCACTGGTGTCTGATTGGCTATGCCCTGACCTTCATCGTGCTCTTCGGAAACTTCTACTATCAGACCTACCGTCGCCAGCCCCGTCGTGAAGGTCCGCCTAAGGCAGGCAAAGCTGTGTCTAACGGGGCTCCTAATGGAGTACTGGCGGCCAGTAATGGAGTGGCTGGCAAGATGGCGGAGAAGCCCGTGGTGGCAGAAAatgggaggaggaagagaaaggGCAGGGCGAAGCGTGACTAGAGCAGAGAGGGGATAAGGGGCAGGAACAGGCAGGTTTCCATACAGACGCTGCCAAGACCACAGACTAAATAGCTGATGGAAGTGAAAGGACATTGGCTGCCTGTTTTGAAAAAGCTGTAAGATTTACAGCTCTGTGTAGGAGGTGTTTTTCACCACCAGGCCTGGTGGATCGAATTAGAAATATCTGATAAGAACAAATTGTGTTCCCTCTCCTTACAGCCGAGTTTTTTTGCTGATTGTGTGCATAAGCATGACTGTAAGGAGACTTGACCTATTCATGCTTTGCCCACAAATACTCTTTTGTCAGAGCTTTCGCCAAGTTGGACAAGCGTTACGGAATGCTGGCAAAAATCCTGTTCAACCTAATAAATCTATTTAGGTTATTTAGGTTGCTTATACATTGAAATGCTTGGCTAGTTGGACCTAGACAGGTTGGACGACAGATTTCAGCTTAATCACATAAAAATACACCTTATCTGTCATAACTCTGAGACCTTTCACTCTCATACAAAATTTGAAATTAACAATGTACTCTTAATGTAGGTACTGTTGGGCACTactatttctcatttctttgAATATGATTTTTGACAGCATTCTTTATagcttgtccaacctcacaGCAGTTGCTATGAAGGAACACATTTGAGGGCAGAGTCCTGATAGGTCAGTGGAATACCAACTCATGATCAAATGGGCCTCAACTCCTAATCAAGGCATgatatcagtattcagtaatCTTTCATACCTTCATTCTCTGCCTGTATGTCTGCCTTTTATGTCCTTGTCCTGTTGATTCCCCATAAATAGGTGGTCAGGCCAGTTTTTCTCAGAGTAACATACACTGTACGTTTACAACCCCCTACACACATGCTCCAGGACAGGCTGAAAGAGGCCCTTGGTCTTAGTTTGTAGCATAACTAATGACACATCAAAAAGTAACAATCTTCAAAAAGTACAAATCATCAAAAAGTACCCTTTGCAGAACACAGTTTAGCATTTTCTCTGTGCaaacacatctgtttcagcCCATAAAGAGCTTCATAATTAGCATATGAGTTTTCCCAGGTGTGATCGAGCAGGGAAAGTTGCTAACTTGTGTTTTACAGTTGTACTCCAGAACACTTGCACATCGAGTATGGCGATGCAAATGCAAACGCAAACGTCTATTTGAATGTTTTAAGCAGCAACTCAAACGCACATCAGAAAGCATCCAATTGTGCTGTTTTATATCTAGCAGTAAAAGGGGTCGACCAAATGTGATTTATCATcattctaatttatttatttatctatctctttttttcttaattacTTAAGTGTTATAGTTTTCTCTTTAACATGTCCTTGTATAATCTGACACCTAGCTCCTGTAAAATTGCCTTTTCCATCAGGTTCTTGGAAGGGAAAGTTTCACCTTCAATTATTATCATGCATATTTTAGAGATGCGCTGCTGTAATCATCACATTCAGGCAGCTGAACTGAAGTTACATGAGTGAGACATGTCTATAGAAACGCTCTCTGAAGCCTGCACTCTTTCTGAAATGTACGTCTATGAGGTCTGAAAATGTTACTTGTCATAAGTTTCCAAAAGAAATATAAtgcttgtgttttgtgttcttgaataattgtttgtttgtttttttatgttgtatATGCTGTGTGATTTTGTACATtgtgcttttaaaaataaaatgggtATCATGAAGGGACATTTCTCCGTCCAGattgcagggttttttttcacCCTTCTTTTTCTGAGTGACAGATTTGGGAAGCATGAGATGACCATTTACACCTGGGTTACAATGCAGCAGTTGAGTtgactctctctcacacacacacacacagggcttgTTAGTTCAGTGTGTATTAATGTAAGTCTTAGGCACCTAAGAAAATTGGTATTGCTATTTATCTTGGCAATAAGTGGATTTTGCAAAAATGTAGGTAATATTAGGAGTATCTCCTTACCATCAGCAATCACATGAACTGGGTTAAATCGTTTAACTACATACATATTCATGCACAGTCTTACAGTACAAATGTGTTTACAATTAATGATCTACAGTTAGTAATATATAAAGCTactaaacagtaattatgcaTTAAACATGTACAGATGTGTCTCTGCAGAGGATCTAAAGTTAGTTACACTTTGCATAGCTCtatgtttattaaatatgtcCTCTTCATTGAATTTACCTAAAATAATGGTACGTTTAATCATTCATTGATCACATTATTTGAGAATTTCACTGTGGGGAATTGGGTTCCTCTTTTATTCCTTATATTCAGCTCAGGTTGTATCCTGACAGGCAACACAGAGTTTCCACAGCTTTCACTGTGCAGTCTTCTTTTATTAATGTGATCACTGGGCCTCTtggagatctaccttcctgcaggttttgCCTCAAACCCACATCTATTACACTTCATTCAGCCAGTCATGCACTTTTGAAGACAGTAACTTGACAGGTCAAGTGAGGAAGATTAGGGCTGGAGTTAAAGTCTGCAGGAAGGTAGTTGTGCAGGAGCAGGGTTGCGCTGGTTCATGAGTTCTGCTTGAATCTTGCTGTACCTCTGGTGGCCAGTGGGAGGAGAATTGCTCCAGCAGCCCCTTCACAGCTCCATATGGTGACCACATGctacatttttttgtgttttatggaTGTTCCTGTCCTGAGgttggttcacttcagacgatTCTATGGCTTTAATACCAAAAACAGTCGTAACTCATTTTTACATGACTCTTTTCCAACTTCTCTCTATCcctagaattaaacaggctgttattcttactgtgcctttaggactgatatatgtaaatgcactttgttctgactggctgctttgtgactgcctcattcaaaaagtggTTGGGGCTAAAACtctccttataacttcaacgTGAATTAGGGGGTGAACTGTAATAAGCTAGATGGGCGGATATAGGcaaatacatggttttcatgACATTAAAGGAACAATGAAGACCAGAGACTACCTGGAATCATCAGGTGCAGGACAGCCCCTGTGTTACATACTGTATCCTCAACACACCATTTTATGTGCAATATTTCATCAAGCACTCACATTAGGTCTTATAGGTCTTTTATCATGTCTTTCCTCCATCCCTGAAGGTCTGAccactcaactcaactcaagaGTGCATATCACCACCTCTCCCTTATTCATACTCTCTCCTGTAGGAGCTGCCAGAAGGTAAccccacaccaacacaccagctGCATCATGTCCCAGTGCCCCTCCCATCCCCCCCTTCTCTCCATTACTCAAAGGCTGTGAGGGTCTCCAAGGACCAATCAGAATAaggcttctcctcctcctcctgagtGGTGGAGACAAAGGTTTCCATGGCAACTGTACACAGCTGTTCTAAATGCAGCCGTCTGGCTCCCCCTCTCCTCCACCTTCTGCTCATGCAGGAGCCATCATTTTGTGGGCCTCTATGCTGTAGCATTGATTTCAGTAACCGTCTGTTTCTCTGGCTATGTTGTGGTCTACATCCAGGGCTGTCAATTTGAGGAGGGGTGCAAGGGGATGTCTTTGTTCAAAAAATCAACTCTACACAACATAATGGTTCTATACCCATTAAAGGTTGTTTAGGGTCATACTTGCAAGCCAAGAACCACTTAGGAATTATAAGGCcttgtttaaaaatgtatggCATTTGgctcatccagagcgacttacagttGACTCACGTTACACAGTCAGGTGAATTTTAGGACGGTTAGGACTTCACGGTGCATGATTTGTGAACACAGTGTTTTTATAAATCATGTGTAGGCAAAGTCTAGACAAAGGCTGggcaattaaaaataaaaaaataatcaaaaataaaaaaaacaccaaaaaaacacatgtttattatgtagtttttttttattctgttagtactttccccactgtggttatgtactgctgctttaaaaacacactaCTATGTGCAGAATCTCTCTGTTGAGTCTGCAACAGTGAAACATCATGGAGCAGAACTGAGCAACCCCAGTAGTTTATATAATCGTTCATTAATCATAatcaaggtaaaatgttcaattaatcatGATACTGATCTGACGTCCTATCGCCCAGCATTACTCTGATAACTTTTACTGAGAAATTTCAAGTACATTTTATAGACAAGGCCTTTGGTTTTTAGAAGTGTACTTCCTTTGTTgcatttttctgtttattttttaatacagcTCTTTGCCATTAGTAACTCCACatgggttttattttttatacatcAAATTACTCCTGTCCAGGGTATATCTAACTGATTTGTACCCACTAcagctttttctcttttctcaatTTGGCCTCAACATGGAACCAATAGCATAGAAAACGTAGAAACCAAGCAAATACAGCTTCTGTAAGCTTCCTCAATTTCACATGCCAACATTATCACCTGTTCTGTTCCCAAACATACGCTCTAAAACCTGCCCTGTCACTTCACTGAGTTTGTTCTTGAAAGTTTTTTACAAGGCAGGGAAGAAATAACTGCATTTTCAGTTGTGCTATGCGGCTGCTTCCCTAGGCAGGACCAGCAGACTGAAGCTCTGTGGAACAACGCTTCTTGTCTTTGATTCTCCACGGATGCCATAGTAATATAATCCCCTTCCTGCCTGCCGGAAGCTCAGCTCAGTGAATGAAAGCACAGAACAATGAAGCAAGGGCTGGTGCCCCATCTGAGGCGCTGGAGATGTGTTAATCACATAAGAGCTACCATCACAGAACAGAcagagaatacacacacacacacacagacacagagagacattatatatatatatatatatatatatatatatatatatatatatatatgtacactgcAACATGTCTCTGCCATAggaaagccttgtatctccacaacAGCATCTTTACAGAGGAGgacaaaaccttcttaacttccatatgtatatacataagtgtgtgtgtgtgtgtgtgtgtgtgtgtgtgtatgtgtgtgtgtgtgtgtccaaaggAAGGAGCTGCTGATCTCACAGTTGCTGGGCAGAACTGTTCCTATGTGATTTTAATGTTGTAATTCCTGCATCATTTATGTATATGGTATTCTACTCAATTGGCTTACATGCTCAAGCTGCAACCCCCAGTAATGTAGCCAAAATGTTAACGATCACTGAGTCAGTCTACTTATGGCAGTCATAATAAAGTGCCTCACATTTCCCAGCTGCTGTAGATCCCTGCTCACAAAGCTACCAGCTATCAGTCACACATCGTTATGCAGGTCCAACATCACACAGTGAAGATCTAATCACACTGTGCTCTACCATACACTTCTATGCTCTACCACACATTTGGTATGGTGAAATGATGCCCCTTTCAGTATAAAATATGCCTTTCATTTGCACAGTTATACagcagagaagagaaagagcagcAGCCAGCTCATCTCATGACATCATCTTAGATGGTGAGTGATGGAAACTGTAGTGGACGGAGCAGTACACTATTAACCCTGGCAGAACAAGACCTGCTACGTCATCCATATAATCACTTTAAAGGACTTCAATTTTTTGTAGCTGTATTGACGCATGACTCTGCAGAAAAGAACTGAATACATCAGGAATTAGAGAAAGATCAGCGACGTCCAAAATGTGGATTCATTGgtttgttgctgtttttgtgaTTTGTGCCATCCTCCATCATCTATCAGGCACAATAGCGGATATTTACTGATACTTCCCATCCATATAGATCTCCTATCTGCCATGAAAACATACATATGGCCAGTGTAAGAACAAAACCtaatttatttcaaaatagTAACTTAAATTAGTTACATGATTTGTGTCAGAGATGCGATAACTGATCATGATTTGAGCCAATAAATGATAACTGATCATAACTTGTCCAAATACTGGCCAAAGCAACCAGTATAATACTGGCCAAACCAAGACAACCAGTCTTTATGACCAATGTACAAACAGACTGGACATATTTCTTGTGAATCCAACACAATCATCAGACCTGATTAAATTTTGGTCGAGCTATGGCTCATGCTTTAAATACTGGGTTTAATTTTAGTAGGCTACA
Coding sequences within it:
- the elovl4a gene encoding elongation of very long chain fatty acids protein 4a; translation: MDIVTHLINDTIEFYKWGLTIADKRVEKWPLMDSPLPTLAISSSYLLFLWLGPKFMRNREPFQLRKTLIVYNFSMVIFNFFIFKELFLAARAANYSYLCQTVDYSDNPNEVRMAAALWWYFVSKGVEYLDTVFFILRKKFNHVSFLHVYHHCTMFTLWWIGIKWVAGGQSFFGAHMNAAIHVLMYLYYGLAACGPKIQKYLWWKKYLTIIQMIQFHVTIGHTALSLYTDCPFPKWMHWCLIGYALTFIVLFGNFYYQTYRRQPRREGPPKAGKAVSNGAPNGVLAASNGVAGKMAEKPVVAENGRRKRKGRAKRD